The proteins below are encoded in one region of Berryella intestinalis:
- a CDS encoding DUF3656 domain-containing U32 family peptidase — MTEFDLSRTGKNVELLAPAGNVECLHAAVAAGADAVYLGLGDFNARRGADNFTMESLAEACDYAHLRGVAIYVALNIAILPSEIDRAVDTARQAVEAGADAVIVEDLGLAARIRREIPQVELHISTQLNTHSAAGIEAAARLGASRVTLARELSFAEIASLAEVAEGFGMTVETFAHGALCVCYSGQCLMSSLIGGRSANRGTCAQACRLPYELQSDDRSKPLPAEGAHLLSPRDFCTAEVMPQMVASGTASLKIEGRMKSATYVFSVVSVYRDILDRALAGQDAQPTERQRGVLSEAFSRGFTTAYLTGDRGNEIMSYARPNNRGVLAGRVSEVKDGFVEIATQIDLNPGDVIEFWTKRGHFACPLTAASFTRDGRVRLAPDQKVGKGDRVFRVRNAAAEFADDALEPRVPVDGRVRLVLGEPARVEFSLAEGWRGARRIAAAASPSAVVSAGEAQSVCGYAGVAEGPVVEAARTRPLAREDVESHIDRLGQTPFVLASLEVELSEGAGMGFSQLHHLRSDALDHLQEQLLGLYAAKRRALVEDLNARSEQNVDFEAISTVPAIGVPRKRPDQVSVVAWASNPACARAAKRAGADAVYIPILNYKRGESVLAGVRREENEQAGYPKQKVMALPTVDHDPIVGTREDACGFDVWEYVREGRRVFADSMASCVRAQAYGALVELGPHVPLTNAAALRLVEQWGVARVWLSPELTLGQIADLAEKTSIPLGLTVSGAQELMVTEHCLLMSQGPCDQNCAACRRRNVEHHLKDRKGFDFPVVTDSMGRSHLYNGVELDIVPCLPDLLAIGVSSFMVDTTLMGKDEAHAAVSRVVRALKLASEEGRSVEKRRGTTTGHLFRGVS, encoded by the coding sequence ATGACTGAATTCGATCTATCAAGGACGGGGAAAAACGTCGAGCTGCTGGCGCCCGCGGGCAACGTCGAGTGCCTTCACGCCGCCGTCGCGGCGGGGGCCGATGCGGTGTATCTGGGCCTCGGCGACTTCAACGCACGGCGCGGAGCCGACAACTTCACGATGGAATCGCTGGCGGAGGCCTGCGATTACGCGCATCTGCGCGGCGTGGCCATCTACGTGGCCCTGAACATCGCCATCCTCCCCTCGGAGATCGATCGTGCGGTCGATACGGCGAGGCAGGCCGTCGAAGCGGGGGCCGACGCGGTGATCGTCGAGGATCTCGGCCTCGCCGCGCGTATCCGCCGCGAGATCCCCCAGGTCGAACTTCATATATCAACCCAGCTGAACACCCATAGCGCGGCGGGCATCGAAGCTGCGGCCCGGCTGGGTGCTTCGCGCGTCACGCTGGCGCGCGAGCTGTCGTTTGCCGAGATAGCCTCGCTCGCCGAGGTGGCGGAAGGTTTCGGCATGACGGTCGAGACGTTCGCCCACGGGGCCCTGTGCGTATGCTACTCGGGACAGTGCCTTATGTCTTCCCTGATCGGGGGGCGTTCGGCGAATCGGGGAACGTGCGCTCAGGCGTGCCGCCTTCCCTACGAGCTGCAAAGCGACGATCGCTCCAAGCCCCTGCCGGCCGAGGGAGCCCACCTCCTTTCCCCGCGCGATTTCTGCACGGCCGAGGTGATGCCCCAGATGGTGGCCTCGGGGACGGCGTCGTTGAAGATCGAGGGCCGCATGAAGTCGGCGACGTACGTGTTCTCGGTCGTGTCGGTGTACCGGGATATCCTGGATCGGGCGCTGGCCGGGCAGGACGCCCAACCCACCGAGCGGCAGCGGGGGGTTTTGTCCGAGGCGTTCTCGCGCGGGTTCACAACCGCGTATCTCACCGGCGATCGCGGAAACGAGATCATGAGCTACGCCCGCCCCAACAACCGCGGGGTTCTGGCCGGCCGTGTGTCCGAGGTCAAGGACGGTTTCGTCGAGATTGCGACCCAGATCGACCTCAACCCCGGAGACGTGATCGAATTCTGGACCAAGCGCGGCCATTTCGCATGCCCGCTCACCGCCGCGTCCTTCACGCGGGATGGGCGCGTGCGTTTGGCGCCCGATCAGAAGGTGGGGAAGGGCGATAGGGTGTTTCGCGTGCGCAACGCAGCCGCGGAGTTCGCCGACGATGCCCTCGAGCCGCGCGTGCCGGTGGACGGGCGCGTTCGGCTTGTGCTGGGCGAACCCGCGCGCGTCGAGTTCTCGCTTGCGGAAGGCTGGCGGGGCGCTCGGCGCATCGCGGCGGCCGCTTCGCCTTCGGCTGTCGTTTCCGCCGGCGAAGCGCAGTCCGTCTGCGGATATGCTGGCGTTGCCGAGGGTCCGGTCGTCGAAGCTGCGCGCACCAGGCCCCTTGCGAGGGAAGACGTGGAGTCCCATATCGATCGGCTCGGCCAGACCCCCTTCGTCCTCGCCTCGCTCGAGGTCGAGCTTTCCGAAGGCGCGGGCATGGGGTTCTCCCAGCTGCATCATCTGAGATCCGATGCGCTCGATCACCTGCAAGAGCAGCTGCTCGGGCTGTACGCGGCCAAGCGCCGCGCCCTCGTCGAGGACCTGAACGCCCGCTCCGAGCAAAACGTCGACTTCGAGGCGATCTCCACCGTGCCGGCCATCGGCGTTCCGCGCAAGCGCCCCGACCAGGTCTCGGTGGTCGCCTGGGCTTCCAACCCCGCATGCGCGCGCGCCGCGAAGCGCGCCGGAGCCGACGCGGTGTACATCCCCATCCTCAATTACAAGCGCGGCGAATCGGTTCTCGCCGGCGTTCGGCGCGAGGAGAACGAGCAGGCCGGCTACCCCAAGCAGAAGGTGATGGCGCTTCCCACCGTCGATCACGACCCCATCGTCGGCACCCGCGAGGATGCCTGCGGCTTCGATGTGTGGGAGTACGTGCGCGAGGGCAGGCGCGTGTTCGCGGACAGCATGGCTTCCTGCGTGCGAGCCCAGGCCTACGGAGCCCTCGTCGAGCTGGGCCCCCATGTTCCCCTGACGAATGCTGCGGCGTTGCGCCTGGTGGAGCAGTGGGGGGTAGCCCGCGTGTGGCTGTCGCCCGAGCTCACGCTGGGGCAGATCGCCGATCTTGCGGAGAAGACGTCTATCCCCCTCGGGTTGACGGTATCGGGCGCCCAAGAGCTGATGGTGACCGAGCACTGCCTCCTTATGAGCCAGGGTCCCTGCGATCAGAACTGCGCGGCATGCCGCCGCCGCAACGTCGAGCACCATCTGAAGGACCGCAAGGGATTCGATTTCCCGGTGGTCACCGACTCCATGGGGCGCAGCCACCTCTACAACGGAGTCGAGCTCGATATCGTGCCGTGCCTGCCCGATCTGCTGGCCATAGGCGTTTCCTCGTTCATGGTGGACACCACCCTTATGGGTAAAGACGAGGCTCATGCTGCGGTGTCCCGCGTTGTCCGCGCGCTCAAGCTCGCCTCCGAAGAGGGTCGTTCGGTCGAGAAACGCCGGGGGACCACCACGGGTCACCTGTTCCGCGGGGTATCGTAG
- a CDS encoding transglycosylase domain-containing protein, translating into MTLAIGACIGVWNAIGKWTQNLPSLNNTDTFNFAQQSYMYAADGTTLLAEFQLEKRDPVEKSDISRYVLEGTVATEDLRFYEHNGVDPWGIARALYSNLAGRQLEGASTITQQLVRNTVLSEEANNITIERKVREAALALEMEKKYSKDEILNLYLNVINYGDGCYGIEAAAQNYFQTSAADLSITQAATLVGIPQSPNQLNPKEHPDECLARRNVVLSRMLKAGVITDDEYKSALSEDLGLNPKAAAPFQGIYAYPYFTSHVRNQLLAEGNQYDCSYADLFEGGLTIYTTLDTTLQDKADEACAQQYASMSSDLDASLVAMDPKNGHVLAMVGGKDYYTDQWNIATQGGRPAGSSFKVFTLIGALQAGISPSTVIDCTDPYTLPNGDKLHNFDSINYGKRSISSATAVSSNTGYYRLIEKVGTDKVIDIAHSMGVNQDLPSYPIITLGTENVTPLEMATAYNTLAAQGVKRDPVIITKIVNSEGKVIYEAKDKGERVLSEEIAGATTKVLRGVFETREGTAYGYSPANGQKVAGKTGTGTEFRDHWLVGYCPTLTCSVWIGNRDYSTTSPSLTASPLWKNFMSKALEGQPVVPFPTVADPPYANTPKPTDQKSSESKTDSEKESEDNKDIDESIQGADPATAPSVVGMNLSDALSSLSSYWIVYTQVKSSEPAGKVISQSIDGKAVSLVVSAGS; encoded by the coding sequence GTGACGCTCGCAATAGGAGCCTGCATCGGAGTCTGGAACGCCATCGGCAAATGGACCCAGAACCTGCCCAGCCTGAACAACACGGATACGTTCAATTTCGCACAGCAATCCTATATGTACGCCGCCGACGGTACAACGCTGTTGGCTGAATTCCAATTGGAAAAGCGCGACCCCGTTGAGAAATCGGATATTTCCCGCTACGTGCTGGAGGGCACGGTAGCCACCGAGGACCTGCGCTTCTACGAGCACAACGGCGTCGATCCCTGGGGCATCGCGCGCGCCCTGTACTCCAACCTGGCCGGACGGCAGCTCGAAGGCGCCTCGACCATCACCCAGCAGCTGGTGCGCAACACCGTCTTGTCGGAAGAGGCCAACAACATCACGATCGAGAGGAAGGTCCGGGAAGCCGCCCTCGCCCTGGAGATGGAGAAGAAGTACTCCAAAGACGAGATCCTCAACCTGTACCTGAACGTCATCAACTACGGCGACGGATGCTACGGCATCGAGGCCGCCGCGCAGAACTACTTCCAAACCTCTGCCGCCGACCTGAGCATCACCCAGGCGGCGACGCTGGTGGGCATCCCCCAGTCGCCCAACCAGCTGAACCCCAAAGAGCATCCCGACGAGTGCCTCGCGCGCAGGAACGTCGTGCTCTCGCGCATGCTGAAGGCGGGCGTCATCACCGACGACGAATACAAGAGCGCCCTGAGCGAAGACCTCGGCCTGAATCCGAAGGCCGCGGCGCCCTTCCAGGGGATCTACGCCTACCCCTACTTCACCAGCCACGTGCGCAACCAGCTGCTGGCGGAGGGCAACCAGTACGATTGCTCGTATGCGGACCTGTTCGAAGGCGGCCTGACCATCTACACCACCCTCGACACCACCTTACAGGACAAGGCCGATGAAGCCTGCGCCCAGCAGTACGCCTCCATGAGCAGCGATCTTGACGCCTCGCTTGTGGCGATGGACCCGAAGAACGGACACGTTCTAGCTATGGTGGGCGGGAAGGACTACTACACCGACCAGTGGAACATCGCAACGCAGGGAGGTCGTCCGGCGGGTTCGTCGTTCAAGGTGTTCACCCTGATAGGCGCTTTGCAAGCGGGCATCAGCCCCTCGACCGTCATCGACTGCACCGATCCCTACACCCTGCCGAACGGGGACAAGCTGCACAACTTCGACAGCATCAACTACGGCAAGCGCTCGATATCCAGCGCGACCGCGGTGTCGTCGAACACGGGGTACTACCGCCTCATCGAGAAGGTGGGAACCGACAAAGTGATAGACATCGCGCACTCGATGGGTGTCAATCAGGACCTCCCCTCCTATCCCATCATCACGCTGGGAACCGAGAACGTCACGCCGCTTGAAATGGCCACCGCCTACAACACGCTGGCCGCTCAGGGGGTCAAGCGCGATCCGGTGATCATCACCAAGATCGTGAACAGCGAAGGCAAGGTGATCTACGAGGCGAAGGACAAGGGCGAGCGCGTGCTGAGCGAGGAGATCGCCGGCGCGACCACCAAGGTGCTGCGCGGCGTGTTCGAGACCCGGGAGGGAACCGCGTACGGCTACTCCCCCGCCAACGGGCAGAAGGTCGCCGGGAAAACCGGTACCGGCACCGAGTTCAGAGATCACTGGCTGGTGGGGTACTGCCCCACGCTGACCTGCTCGGTATGGATCGGCAACCGCGATTACTCGACCACCAGCCCGTCGCTGACCGCGTCGCCTTTGTGGAAGAACTTCATGTCGAAGGCCCTGGAAGGACAGCCCGTCGTCCCCTTCCCCACCGTCGCCGATCCCCCGTACGCGAACACGCCCAAGCCGACCGACCAGAAGTCCTCTGAATCGAAGACGGATTCCGAAAAGGAAAGCGAAGACAACAAGGACATCGACGAGTCCATCCAGGGAGCCGATCCCGCAACCGCACCCAGCGTGGTGGGCATGAACCTCTCGGACGCCCTGTCGTCGCTGAGCAGCTACTGGATCGTGTATACCCAGGTTAAGTCGAGCGAACCGGCTGGAAAGGTGATATCGCAGTCGATCGACGGGAAGGCGGTGTCGCTGGTGGTTTCGGCGGGATCGTAG